The Clostridium botulinum BKT015925 genome includes the window GATATTTAATTTAACATTATTTGCAGCAACAGATCCATCATTTTTAACACTTAAAGAATAGTTAATACTTCTAATATTATCTACAGATTTACTTTTAACATCTTGAGATATAGTAACAATAGGTGCATTCATATCTATTTGAATACCAATAACAGTTGGAATATATATTTTTTTAGTAGTTGATAATTTTATAATAGCGGAATTTTGAGAGTTAGTTAGTTCTTTAGATGCGTCTATACTAATAATGTCATAAGTTTCATTATCCATATAATCTAGCAGATTAACTAACTTATCTTTATTAGTTCCGAAGAGAACTTGTGCTCCTTCTTTTAGATTATTTCCGTTTAATGTACTCATGAAAATTTTAGATTTAGTTTGTCCAGTTGATGGTGTTTCAAACTTAGATATAGGTATAGATATATTAGAAGTATTATCTATAACATATCCACCTACATATAAGTTTAATTTTCTAAAAGGAAGTTTAGAATTTTTATATATTACAGCTAAAGTCCATCTATAATCATTATCAGAATGAGTTGACGAAGGGAGTATAGTTATATTTTTTATTTTATATAATCCTCGTGGATAATTGGATATATAATTGGTTATATTACATGAATTACAATATATAGATACATCTTTATAAGCAAACATTTGTTTGTTTTGGGGATATATCTTTATAAAATCATTTTTATTATCAGGTAATTGAAGGTTTAATGGTGAATTTACTATGTCATTGTAATCTTCTCCTAAGGATTTATACATTCCTCCCCAAATCAATTCTGCATATATTATTTGAATTTCATCGGGAAGATCAAGAACCGCGGAAGACAAATTATTAGAGAGTGTGTTTCCAATAAATGCAATTGAACCATTGGTGATTGTTGAAAATACATTGTTAAAAGACACTGTTAAATAGCTCCTTTCTAATAAAAAATTAAAATGTAAATATATTAATATAATTAAATGCATTTTATTAATATAAGACAAATAATTTAATTTAAAATAATAATAGTTATGAGTAAATATATAAGCCTACTATATATACTATGAAAAATTAAATATTTAGTTTCTAAAAGTATTTAAAAAACTTTTAATATATTTAGTACAAAAAATCAATGTTATTAATATAATGTATTGATATATAAATATTTTAAATTTTGGGAGAGGAGAGTTGAGCTTGAAAAATAAGTTAGAGTTACAAAATTGTATGGAAGATTGTATGGTGGGTTTTAAGGTTTTTGGAATATGTAAGCAACAAGATTGTTTGGTACCTTCTCTGGGAGATTGTTGTCCTAAAGGAGATAAAGTTCCTATAAAACCTGCTAGAAATGGTACTGAATTTACAATAAAAATATTAAGTGAGGACAAAACTCAAACAGTAAATATAGCTCCAGATGAGTTGTTCTGTTTACCGGTGTCTATAGATAGCATGAAAATAGTTCCAGATAGTTTGCAAACTCAAATAATAGTTAAAAGTATAACTAGAAATAATTATTTAAATGATGAATATTGGGATATAGTAGTAGAGTATAAGTTCAATTATGCAATACAACTAATGTATACTAATGGGAAATTGGCAGACATGACAATACAATCAACTCCTGTTACAGCTGTGCAAGCTTATAGTACTTATGAAAAAAAGGTTACATTATATGGTGCTAAAGGCGGTAAAGGAGTTACTTTTTCATTAGGAGGATTACCAAATATTAATGCTGAAAAACCTACACATTATATACAATCTAAAGCTGATATATTAGAAGCTAATATTTGCCAATTGCCTAAATTACCAGAATGTGTACCTAATGGATGCCCACCACAATGTAATGCTGTTTGTGTTACTATAGGATTATTTACTATAATTGCTTTAGTTAGAATTGTAAAATATAACAATATTTCTTCGGGACCTTGTATTATTCCAGATTGTAATCAAAATATACCATGTAAAACATTTAATGAAATTCCATTTCCATTTGAACAATTTAGTCCTAATAATCCTAATAAAATGTAAAAAGGTATAAATATGATATATTTAGATAATGCTTCTACTAGTTTTCCAAAACCTAATGAAGTTTATTATGAGGTTTTGAATTGTATGAAAAACTATTCTGCTAATCCTGGGAGAGGTTCTTATAATATGGCAATAAGGGCAGAAGAAAAAATAATAGAATGTAGGGAAAGAATTTGTGATCTTTTTAATATTAAAAATGTTATGAATATGATTTTTACAAGTAATGCAACGGAGAGTCTAAATATAGTGATAAAAGGCATTTTAAAACCACAAGATCATGTTATAAGTACTTATATAGAGCATAATTCGGTTTTAAGACCCATAAATACTATGAAAAAAAAAGGTGTAGAAGTTACTTTGCTAAAAGTTGATAAACAAGGATATATAGATTTAAAAGAATTAGAAAGTTCAATTCAATATAATACTAAAGCAATAGTAATAAATCATGCATCTAATGTACTAGGAACTGTTCAAAATATAGAGAACATAGGTAGAATAGCTAAAAATAATAATATTATTTTTGTTGTAGATGCATCCCAAAGTGCGGGAAGCATACCTATAGATATTAAAAAATATAATATAGATTTTTTAGCTTTCCCAGGACATAAAGGGCTTTTAGGACCAGAAGGAGTAGGAGGATTGTATATTAATAGTGATATAGACATTATCCCTTACACTGAAGGAGGTACTGGAAGTGAATCTCAAAGTATAAGTCAACCTGAATTTTTACCAGACAAATTTGAAAGTGGTACTAAAAATACTCCCGGAATTGCAGGACTTTGTGAAGGATTAAAATTTATAAAAAAGATTGGTATAGAGAACATAAGAAAACGTGAGATAAATTTGTGTAAATATTTAATAGATGCTTTAAATAAAATACCTAAAATAGTTATATATGGACATGCAGATTTTGACAATAGGGTGCCTGTTGTATCTTTTAATATTGAAAATGTAGATAGTTCTGATGTTGGATATATATTAAATAAGAGTGATATTTGTGTTAGAACAGGATACCATTGTGCACCTTTAATTCATGAAATAATAGGTACAAAAAATAAAGGAACTGTAAGAGTAAGTCCAGGATATTTTAATACAAAAAAAGAAATAGATATATTGGTAGGGGAAATTAAAAAGAAACTAGAGAATATATAATAGTTCTCTAGTTTCTTCAGGTTGTTGATAAACATAATTTGTGAACAACTTTTTTTACATTTATTACAAAAAGGGTATTTCCTACTTCTGTAGAATTATATATTTAAATAAATTCTTTAGCCCGTTAGGGTTCCTACGGAGGAAAATGCTTACTACTAATGAGAGAAAACAAAATCAATTAGAACTAGTTTATATAGAAAACTTAGTACCTGAAAATTATATACTTAGAAAAATAGGTAAATTCATAGACTTTTCCTTTATACGAGATTTAACTAAAGATTTATACTGTACTGATAATGGTAGACCATCAGTAGACTCAGTTGTATTATTTAAAATGCTTTTTATTGGATACCTATTCGGTATACGTTCTGAGCGTCAGCTCATAAAAGAAATACAAGTAAATATAGCTTATAGATGGCTCTTGGGATATGGATTTACTGATAAAATACCAAGCTATTCTACTATATGCCAAAAAAGGACAAAGAGATTTAATGATACAAACATACATCAAGAAATATTTGATAACATTGTGTTTTAAGCTATTAATAGAAATTTAGTTAATGGAAAAATTTTATACACTGATTCTACTAATATAAAAGCTAACGCTAATAAACATAAACTTATAAAAAAGAAATAACTAAACCTACAAAGGAATACTTTGAGGAACTAGAAAATGATATCAATAAAGATAGAATTAATCATAATAAAAAACCTCTAAAAAAAAGCCTAAAACATCTGAAACTAAAGAAATAAAGGTAAGTACAACTGATCCAGACAGTGGCTATATGGTTAGGGATGGAAAACCTAAAGGCTTTTTTTATTTAGATTACAGAACAGTTGATGGAAAATATAATATTATAACAGATGTTCATGTAACTCCAGGTAATATTAATGATGTAGATCCTTATGTTAAAAGAATAGAGACGCAAATAAAAAAGTTTAATTTTAATACAAAGTATTTAGTAGCTGATGCTGGTTATTCTACAAATCCTATTTGTAAGCAAGTTTCAGAAAAAAATTATCAAGGCGTTTTTGGTTTCCATTTAGGACCCCATGTTAAGGGAAAATATACAAAGTATAGATTTCAATATGTTAAAGAACTAGATGGGTACGTGTGTATTAATAACTGCTTTTTAAAATATAAAACTACTACAAGAGAAGGCTATAAAGAATACGTTAGTAATGCGGAACAATGTGCTTCATGCAAATATAAAAATACTTGCTTAACATCCGATAAAGCAAGTATTAGAACTATACGTTGCCATGTTTGGGAAGACTATAAAGATCAGATTTTTGCATTTGCTAAAACTGAAAAAGGTAAAAGTATTTATAAAAGACGTAAAGAAAAAATTGAGCGTAGCTTTGCTGATTCAAAAGAAATACATGGGCTGCCCTATTGTCGCATGAGAGGAATCAATAATGTTTCTGAGTAATGCCTACTTACAGCGTCAGTTCAGAATATGAAAAAGATAGCCATGGTTCTATCGCACTATTTTTTGTACATATTAATGCAAATTCATACCAAATTAACACATAAAATGAGTATCTTTTCCAATGCTATCGCATAAAAGAATTTTGGCGTAAATAAAAGCCTCCAAAGGTGGAGGCTTTTTGAACAATCTGAAGAAACTAGAGAATATATAATATTTCTCTAGTTTCTTTTATATAAATTTATATCAAGAAATTTTTTGTGAAAATAAATTTAGTTTATTACTAAGTTAATCTTTTTCAATATTAAGTTGAGTAGTTAAAGATGAAATCATTTTTTCATAGGTTATTAGTTTGTTATTTAAATTTTTTATGATAAATTTATAATCTTTTATTTCATTTTTTAAATAGTTTATACTATTTTTATTTTTATTATTATTTTTTGTGTTTTTATTATTATTTTTAGGAGTAGTATTATTAGATAATTTTAAATCGTAAAACTTTTTTTCAAAATCAGAGATAATTTTTTGTTTTTGTAACAATAAATCTTTTAGTTCTTTTACCTTAGAAGTGTTTATTTCTAGTTTTAGTTTCTGATTTAGTAGAGAATCATATTTTTCTTTTAATAATAAATAATTACTTTGTATATTATTTAGTTTATTAAATGTTAGTGCAGAGTTATTTTTTTCTTTTTGTATTATATGGTTTAGTTCATTAATTATTTGTTCTTTATTTGAAAGTTTTTCTTTCATATTAGTTATATATTCTTTTGTATTTTCGGCAATGTAGTTGTCATTTTTAAATTTGGGGTTTATTTCATAATATTGCTTTAGTGAATTTGATAGTGCAGTAGGAAAAAAAGTTAGTCCATTATTAGGAGTAATGTATAAATAATTAATACAAGTATGTTTATTATTGGATTCATCATAATAAGAAAGATAAGAGGTTTTTAATAATGAGTTAGGTAATGATTCTGTTTTGATATTACTCACATTTAATCCATTATCATTAGAAAAGCAACTATAAATTGAATTATTATTAATCCACATGTCCCAAATAGTATCACCTAATTTAAAAAAACAAGGAAAGAATATATCTCTTGTATTTTTAAATATAGTAATATAGTTTAAATCCAGAAATAGTCCTGAACAATGAATTAAAAAATTTTGTGAATTAGAGTTTTTAATATATAAGATATGAATTGTATTGTTATTGCAACATAAAGAGAAATCTTTATAAGGTGTTATATTTTTATCTATTGTGTAGCAATCTGACCATTTATAGTTTTGGCAATTAAATATTTTATATACTAATTTATAGTTCTTATCTAGTTTTTCATATAATACTACCAAACTCCCATTATCCAAAATACTTATTTCAAATGGTTTATCTAGGTTAAGTATATCAGTATCTATACTAATAGGTTTAGAAAGGTTTAAATCTAAATCAATTGTTTGATAAAAAAGAGTTTGGTTAGAATTTGAAGTTAAACTAAGGCTATAAAAAATATGAATTTTATTATAATAATATAGAGCTTTTATTGTAGCTTTTTTTAGTACATTACCTTTCCATTTAAGAATTTTCATATGTTCCCATGTTTCATTTGAAAAAAGACTCATTACAATGTTGCCTTCATTAGTTTGATATATTAAGCATAATTGGTTTTTAGGAAGAAGTACAGTAGCAAATGAATCATTACAGTGTTTTTGTAAAATTGAAGCAGCAGACCATTTTTGATCAATAAGCTGTCTGTAAATAATACCCAATTTTTTATTGTGTGTTATATTCCATAAATTACCATGAAACATTCTTATTGTATAAAATTCATTATTTGATAGTTTCATAAGTATCTCCTTTTATAAAATTGATTTTTATAGAATATATGATTGTTTGTATTTAAAAATTCTTATAAAAGTTTTTAAGATATATCACATAAATAGGAATAAGACATATTATGTTATTAGGGATTATATATATTAATAAATATTTATAGGAGGATAGATATGGAAGATAATTTAGATGTAAAGAGTTTGCCTAGAACTAAAGATTCTACAGTCCCAACTGAAGAATGCGTAATAGCCATGAAAGTGTATGGTAAATGCAGACAACAAGATTGTTTGAAACCAGACTTTGTTGCACCAGAAGTAGGTGTTGAATCAATACCTATAAATGCTTCAAAAAGTGGAGAAGATTTGAATATTCTTAAAATAGCAGGTACTACCCTTACAAAAGCTATACCGACATCAGGTATAATATCATTTAATCCTAATTTAGTAGATAGTGTACAAATAGTAGAAGGAAGTTTTGTAATATCAGATATAAAAATATCAAACATACAAGCACAAAACCTTTTTGTATCAGATGGATATTGGAAGGTTACTATAAGATATAGATTTAGTTATAGATTAAATTTATTAGATGCAAATGGAAATATTTTAAATATAGGATTAGGACCAGCAGCTACAGTAACTAAGACCCAAAATTATATCTGTGCATACAGTGAATATGAAAAACAAGTAGTATTATTTGGAGGAGTAGGGGGTAAGGATGTAGTTTTAGCTTCTAATTTATTTGCAAACAATGGTCCATATTCTTATCAAAACGCACCGTATGTATTAGTAGAAGCTAAAGCAACACCTCTTGCAATAAATGTTGGAACAGTCAAAGATCCCTGTAGTGCTCAAGTATGCGGAAATACTATAATAGGTGTAACAATTGGATTATTTACAATAATTAAATTGTTTAGACTCGTTAATACGACAATGTTAACCAATGGACCATGTGATATACCTGTATGCAATCCTATAATTCCTGGAGATCCATGCTCATTTTTCAATGAAATACCATTCCCATTTGAAGATTTTGATCCAGCATCTAAGTAGATATAGTGAAATGATTTTTTATATAAGACTGTTGACAAATTTAATATTGTCAACAGCCTTTTTACATTTATTACAAAAAGGATATCTCCTACTTCTGTAGAATATATATTTAGACCAATAAATTATTTAGCCCGTTAGGGCTCCTACGGAGGCAAAATGCTTACTAATAATGAGAGAAAACAAAATCAATTAGAACTGGTTTATATAGAAAACTTAGTACCAGAAAATCATATACTTAGAAAAATAGATAAATTCATAGACTTTTCGTTTATACGAGATTTAACTAAGGATTTATATTGTCCTGACAATGGTAGACCATCAGTAGATCCAGTTGTGTTATTTAAAATGCTTTTTATTGGATACCTATTCGGTATACGCTCTGAGCGTCAGCTCGTAAAGGAAATACAAGTAAATGTAGCTTATAGGTGGTTCTTAGGATATGGACTTACTGATAAAATACCAAGCCATTCTACCATAAGTCAAAATAGAACAAAGAGATTCAATGATACAAATATACATCAAGAAATATTTGATAACATTGTATTTCAAGCGATTAATAGAAATTTAGTCGATGGCAAAATTTTATACACTGATTCTACCCATCTAAAAGCTAACGCTAATAAACATAAACTTATAAAAAAAGAAATAACTAAATCTACAAAGGAATACTTTGATGAATTAGAAAAAGATATTAATAAAGATAGAATTAATCATAATAAAAAGCCTCTAAAAAAAGACCTAAAAACATCTGAAACCAAAGAAATAAAAGTAAGTACAACTGATCCAGACAGTGGATATATGGTTAGGGACGGAAAACCAAAAGGTTTTTTTTATTTAGATCATAGAACTGTTGACGGAAAATATAATATTATAACTGATGTTCATGTAACTCCAGGTAATATTAATGATGTAGATCCTTATGTTAAAAGAATAGAGACGCAAATAAAAAAGTTTAATTTTAATACAAAGTATTTAGTAGCTGATGCTGGTTATTCTACAAATCCTATTTGTAAGCAAGTTTCAGAAAAAAATTATCAAGGTGTTTTTGGTTTCCGTTTAGGACCTCATGTTAAAGAAAAGTATACTAAATATAGATTTCAATATATTAAAGAATTAGATGGATATGTATGTATGAATAACTTCTTTTTAAAATACAAAACCACTACAAGAAGCGGATATAAAGAATATGTTAGTAATGCGGATGAATGTGCTTCATGCAAATATAAAAATAATTGCTTAACATCTGATAAATCAATTAACAGAACTATACGTCGTCATGTTTGGGAAGATTATAAGGATCAAATTTTTGCATTTACTAAAACTGAAAAAGGTAAAAGTATTTATAAAAAACGTAAAGAAAAAATTGAGCGTAGCTTTGCTGATTCAAAAGAATTACATGGGCTGCGCTATTGTCGCATGCGAGGAATTAAAAATGTTTCCGAGCAATGCTTACTTACAGCAGCAGTTCAGAATATGAAAAAGATAGCCATGGTGCTATCGCACTATTTTTCGTATGATTTAATTGAAATTTATACCAAATCATTACACAAAACTAGCAACTTTTTAAATGCTATCGTATAAAAGATATTTGACGAAAGTAAAAGCCTCCAATTACATGGAGGCTTTTTGAACAATCTGACTGTTGACAAATTTAATATTGTCAACAGTCTTATTATTTTATAACAAAATATTAAAGTAACATATTTATGTAATTTTAAATATTATAGTAATAGAGGAGGGGGAGTATGGATAACTCATGTATAGTAGTTTTTAATTCATCATCAAATAGTATTCATATGTTTAAAATATTAAAGGATCAAAGATTAAGTGTTGATCTTATATCAACTCCGTGTACAATATCGTCTGGTTGTTCTAGAGCTATAAAATTTTCTTTGAGTGATTTAGATAAGGTCATAAAATCAATAGAAGAAGATAAAATAATTGTTAAAGGTATATATGAAAAAGTGTATACTTCAACTGCTTTTTACTATAAAAAAATATATTAATTAAGAAGAGGCTGTCTTCAAGTCAAAAATTATTAAATTTAAGACAACCTCTTTGTTATTTATTTAAAAACTTCAGATAAAGTTAAAAAATAAAAGGAACCAGTATAAATTCCAGCAGTTTGAATAGAGGTTGTAAATCCAATGTCATTTGAAAGAATGAAGTTATAAGTTAGTGTAGTACCTGGACAATGAATACTAGAATTTTTGATGATGCCGTTAAGTATATTATTAAGT containing:
- a CDS encoding Ig-like domain-containing protein, yielding MSFNNVFSTITNGSIAFIGNTLSNNLSSAVLDLPDEIQIIYAELIWGGMYKSLGEDYNDIVNSPLNLQLPDNKNDFIKIYPQNKQMFAYKDVSIYCNSCNITNYISNYPRGLYKIKNITILPSSTHSDNDYRWTLAVIYKNSKLPFRKLNLYVGGYVIDNTSNISIPISKFETPSTGQTKSKIFMSTLNGNNLKEGAQVLFGTNKDKLVNLLDYMDNETYDIISIDASKELTNSQNSAIIKLSTTKKIYIPTVIGIQIDMNAPIVTISQDVKSKSVDNIRSINYSLSVKNDGSVAANNVKLNILPNKNIQYNKNSLTINSNPSLNNINEVLNLNTITPGNSSIIKFSGNMLNPGSISKSSPNTATLNYDFTTSVGTFHGSNKIHIKNIKATNIFPPLVPNYEKATYKNTPTSGKILGVSSTSTITNYTLNTPPTNGFANINSDGRWQYTPKVNFIGQDEFSVSVIDSSGNSSISTISILIKNMFANQDPINCCPCNIVYPHQLCKYKINTNPYYCY
- a CDS encoding aminotransferase class V-fold PLP-dependent enzyme; amino-acid sequence: MIYLDNASTSFPKPNEVYYEVLNCMKNYSANPGRGSYNMAIRAEEKIIECRERICDLFNIKNVMNMIFTSNATESLNIVIKGILKPQDHVISTYIEHNSVLRPINTMKKKGVEVTLLKVDKQGYIDLKELESSIQYNTKAIVINHASNVLGTVQNIENIGRIAKNNNIIFVVDASQSAGSIPIDIKKYNIDFLAFPGHKGLLGPEGVGGLYINSDIDIIPYTEGGTGSESQSISQPEFLPDKFESGTKNTPGIAGLCEGLKFIKKIGIENIRKREINLCKYLIDALNKIPKIVIYGHADFDNRVPVVSFNIENVDSSDVGYILNKSDICVRTGYHCAPLIHEIIGTKNKGTVRVSPGYFNTKKEIDILVGEIKKKLENI
- a CDS encoding IS1182-like element ISCbo5 family transposase (programmed frameshift), whose translation is MLTNNERKQNQLELVYIENLVPENHILRKIDKFIDFSFIRDLTKDLYCPDNGRPSVDPVVLFKMLFIGYLFGIRSERQLVKEIQVNVAYRWFLGYGLTDKIPSHSTISQNRTKRFNDTNIHQEIFDNIVFQAINRNLVDGKILYTDSTHLKANANKHKLIKKEITKSTKEYFDELEKDINKDRINHNKKPLKKDLKTSETKEIKVSTTDPDSGYMVRDGKPKGFFYLDHRTVDGKYNIITDVHVTPGNINDVDPYVKRIETQIKKFNFNTKYLVADAGYSTNPICKQVSEKNYQGVFGFRLGPHVKEKYTKYRFQYIKELDGYVCMNNFFLKYKTTTRSGYKEYVSNADECASCKYKNNCLTSDKSINRTIRRHVWEDYKDQIFAFTKTEKGKSIYKKRKEKIERSFADSKELHGLRYCRMRGIKNVSEQCLLTAAVQNMKKIAMVLSHYFSYDLIEIYTKSLHKTSNFLMLSYKRYLTKVKASNYMEAF
- a CDS encoding DUF3343 domain-containing protein is translated as MDNSCIVVFNSSSNSIHMFKILKDQRLSVDLISTPCTISSGCSRAIKFSLSDLDKVIKSIEEDKIIVKGIYEKVYTSTAFYYKKIY